The Opitutales bacterium genomic sequence GATTCTACACTGAAGATCCGTTTGGAAACCGGATAGAGATCCTCCAAGAGGGAGATGGCTTCTCGCAAAAATAAGAGCCTCAGCAAATTCCACCCTGGCGCTTTTGCTGCTCCAGTCGCCCACAAGATCGACCCAATTCAACATCGAGCAAATCATGCAAGTGCATTACCTAGAGATCGTAACCACAGACGTAGAGGCGGCGTGTCGGCTGCATGCTCGTACGCATAACGTTATTTTTAGTGAGGCGGACCCCAGCCTGGGTGGGGCACGCACCGTTCGTTTGGGTGACGGATGTCTCTTGGGCATCCGAGCCCCGATGCATGATGCGGAGAAGCCCGTGACCCGTTCCTATACCTTGGTCGATGACATCGAGCAGGCGGTTACCATGGCTGCCGAGTCTGGAGCGGAAATCGCAGTGCCGCCCATGGAGATTCCGGGCCACGGCATGTGTGCTATTTATTTTCAAGGCGGGACTGAGGCAGGATTTTGGCAACTTTAAGAAGACAGCGGCAACGTATTCAGAAATCTTTCGTTCGCGCCACTTAGGCAACGCTAGCAAAATCAAAAATGGCCCCGGATAAGGAGTGCTTCGCAGTCATATTCACCTCCGAGCGCACGGAGGTGGTTGATGTCGATTATTCAGCAACCGCTGACCGTATGATTGAGCTAGCTGAAAAACAGGACGGATTCATTGGAGTCGACAGTGTCCGGGGCCAGGATGGAAAGGGCATCACCGTTTCATACTGGGAGACAGAGGAAAGCATCCGTATTTGGAAGCGAAATATGGAGCATCTTGGGGCACAAGAGCTGGGAAAGAAGCAGTGGTATACGCAGTATTCGGTCAGGATTGCAAAGGTAGTGAGGGCGTATGAGTCTGGATAAATTTTTTACTCATTAATTTATTATTCTTCCAACATGTCCACCACTTGGTGATAACGCTCGCGGAAGATCTCAGTCAATTCGCGTGTCGTTCTCAGCCCTTCGATTTCGCTCATTTTCCGAAGTGCCGGAGCAAACTCGTCGATCATGTAGCTGTAGCTGAGCGGGCTAATGTCTAACATGATAGCAGTTGCAGCATCGGCCTCATCATCTCTCCCTGCAGCACGCGCATGAATGATTGCTCTGCGGGCTTCTCGTAACTCCTCGAAGGGATCGAGACAGATCGCGCGTATGATCACCCGGATGGGACTAAATAGCCTCCCTGTCCACTCAGGCCGATAGACAAAGTCTTTCGCTATTTCGTAGTCGTTAACTTCGGGATCAGAGCGAAATGGTTTGAACGATTCCTCAAACAAAAAACGCTGCACGGGCGAACGGCGTAATGCGTAGCGCTCTGGGCCCCCAGGCGTGCCAGGCTTGAAATTCCATAGCTTCTGACCGGCTGGCGACATGACAAACTCGACAAATAGTGCAGCGGGAGCCGCATTGGGCGCCCCACGAAAGACGGCGATCGGGTCAACAGAGACAGACGAGCCGCCTTCTGGAGCCACATAGTCAAAACGCGCCACGCCTCCGCGCTGGTTGATCGATTCAGCCTGCTGTCGACCGTAGAAATCAATACTCATCCCGATAGCGCAATCTCCCTGGCTAACATCCAGCGAGGGTTTGGTCGACGAGTCTGTAAAGTAACGCGCATTACTGGCTATTTCGACAATGAGCTGAAGGCCTGCGGTCCATCCCAACTCCACCATAGCCATCTCTGCTACACTGCCTCGTTCCGGAATCTCTGAGAGTGCCGCTATCTGACGAAAAATCTCAGACTGAATGAGCAACTCAAAGGCTCGGGTAATCGAGCCACTCTTGGTGGGGTCGGCTAGAGCGACTTCTCCAAATAAGCGCGGGTCAGCGAGATCTGGCCATTGCGCTGGCTCAGATTCAATCCCAAGGCGTTCTAGCGAATCACGATTATAAATAATACCGAACGTCGAAAGCACAGCACCGAACCAACGCCCCTCGGGATCCCAAAAATCCTCACCAGAATAAGTCATCGGAAAGGCGTCTTCAGTAAACCATTGTGGGTGCTTTTCTAACAAACCTGTGGATACGAGCGTGCCTTGTGCCGCCTGAATACTAAAGTCATAGCTGCCTCCACCAAAAAAAACATCGATTCCACAGCCGACTTGAGATGCGAGAAAGGCACGCCGTGCTGCCTCGACGGGGGTATCGTCGTCGGATGTTTCATCGATAAGCAGCCTCCGGTTCATAAACCCACGCTGAATCTCGCTGCACCATACTTGGCCTCTGTCTTCTGTCCAGTATTGGCGAAAGGCGCTGACATAGTCGCTTTGGACCTTGCGAACGATTTCACTCGTCCCGCCGATCACACGCCAATCGACCTGCATGACTCGGCCAGTGCGCTCGAGATACCAAGCCTCAAAAGCCTGTCCGAACTCGTAGCGTATCGCCTCATTATGCGGTGATACGACGATGACTCGATCGACCTCACCCACCCCCGTTTCAGCATGGCTATCCCGCACCCTCTCCTGCATGCAAAA encodes the following:
- a CDS encoding extracellular solute-binding protein, which encodes MRIKGIVFGLGLLGVFLVPFCMQERVRDSHAETGVGEVDRVIVVSPHNEAIRYEFGQAFEAWYLERTGRVMQVDWRVIGGTSEIVRKVQSDYVSAFRQYWTEDRGQVWCSEIQRGFMNRRLLIDETSDDDTPVEAARRAFLASQVGCGIDVFFGGGSYDFSIQAAQGTLVSTGLLEKHPQWFTEDAFPMTYSGEDFWDPEGRWFGAVLSTFGIIYNRDSLERLGIESEPAQWPDLADPRLFGEVALADPTKSGSITRAFELLIQSEIFRQIAALSEIPERGSVAEMAMVELGWTAGLQLIVEIASNARYFTDSSTKPSLDVSQGDCAIGMSIDFYGRQQAESINQRGGVARFDYVAPEGGSSVSVDPIAVFRGAPNAAPAALFVEFVMSPAGQKLWNFKPGTPGGPERYALRRSPVQRFLFEESFKPFRSDPEVNDYEIAKDFVYRPEWTGRLFSPIRVIIRAICLDPFEELREARRAIIHARAAGRDDEADAATAIMLDISPLSYSYMIDEFAPALRKMSEIEGLRTTRELTEIFRERYHQVVDMLEE
- a CDS encoding antibiotic biosynthesis monooxygenase; the protein is MAPDKECFAVIFTSERTEVVDVDYSATADRMIELAEKQDGFIGVDSVRGQDGKGITVSYWETEESIRIWKRNMEHLGAQELGKKQWYTQYSVRIAKVVRAYESG
- a CDS encoding hydroxylase produces the protein MQVHYLEIVTTDVEAACRLHARTHNVIFSEADPSLGGARTVRLGDGCLLGIRAPMHDAEKPVTRSYTLVDDIEQAVTMAAESGAEIAVPPMEIPGHGMCAIYFQGGTEAGFWQL